The Muricauda sp. SCSIO 65647 genome includes a region encoding these proteins:
- a CDS encoding prolyl oligopeptidase family serine peptidase, which yields MGQRFGFFVQMGLLPVRIVFSKPYFYPMEYFKIFLKNSAVLLNIVLLSGCATHGQLIEDSLQTSVTENLRYYLYFPKDYEAETEKEFGLLLFLHGGGESGADLEEIKKNGPPKLLVEGKQFPFLVLAPQNPHEKRFWNIHAVNQLLDSVVAEYRVDKKRIYLTGLSRGGSAVWDMAVQYPEKFAALAVVCGMAPMPYAHWLDKDMPIWVFHGDQDPVIPVSESDHMVKKLEEMGHDVQYTRYEGVGHNSWAKAYTTEALYEWLNQQTRDD from the coding sequence ATGGGCCAAAGATTTGGGTTTTTTGTACAAATGGGCTTGTTGCCCGTGCGAATAGTTTTCTCAAAGCCTTATTTTTATCCAATGGAATATTTCAAGATATTTCTAAAGAATAGTGCTGTTCTTTTGAACATTGTTTTGCTATCAGGTTGCGCTACCCATGGGCAACTAATTGAGGATTCTCTTCAAACCTCCGTCACTGAGAACCTGCGGTATTACCTCTATTTTCCTAAAGACTACGAAGCAGAAACCGAAAAGGAATTCGGACTGCTGCTCTTTCTGCATGGGGGAGGGGAGTCGGGTGCTGATCTCGAAGAGATCAAAAAGAACGGTCCGCCCAAGCTATTGGTCGAGGGCAAACAGTTTCCCTTTTTGGTGCTGGCACCACAAAACCCACATGAAAAAAGATTTTGGAACATTCATGCGGTCAACCAATTGCTCGATTCTGTGGTGGCGGAATATCGTGTGGACAAAAAAAGGATTTATCTAACCGGACTCAGCCGTGGGGGCAGTGCCGTTTGGGACATGGCCGTACAATATCCTGAAAAATTTGCGGCCCTGGCCGTGGTCTGTGGCATGGCACCAATGCCCTATGCCCATTGGCTTGACAAAGACATGCCGATTTGGGTATTTCATGGTGATCAAGACCCTGTGATTCCGGTATCAGAGTCAGACCATATGGTCAAAAAACTTGAAGAAATGGGTCATGATGTACAGTATACCCGCTATGAGGGGGTAGGCCATAACTCATGGGCCAAAGCCTACACTACCGAGGCGCTCTACGAATGGTTGAACCAACAAACAAGAGATGATTGA
- a CDS encoding M15 family metallopeptidase: protein MIDLRMGAVFLLCALIIGCKQQKQTEIETTVKDTVSIKMMDTTVSKPTPSLQSFEGLADTTFVRLADFSNDFAYDMRYATENNFLKAKVYDCAECYVRVKTAKALITVNRKFLEEGYKIKFFDCYRPNSVQYKMWELVPNPQYVANPVKGSIHNKGGAVDITLVDIDGNELDMGTDFDFFGHKAHHDYTDLPEEVLANRKLLKETMEKHGFWSIRTEWWHYNLSAGSNDKVANFKWDCPLP, encoded by the coding sequence ATGATTGATTTAAGAATGGGGGCAGTATTTCTTCTATGTGCCCTGATAATCGGTTGCAAACAGCAGAAACAGACAGAGATAGAGACAACTGTAAAAGACACGGTTTCCATAAAAATGATGGATACGACAGTATCAAAACCAACACCTTCTTTGCAATCTTTTGAAGGACTGGCCGATACCACCTTTGTACGGCTGGCCGATTTCAGCAATGATTTTGCCTATGATATGCGCTATGCTACCGAAAACAACTTTTTAAAGGCCAAAGTGTATGATTGTGCCGAGTGCTATGTCCGTGTCAAAACGGCAAAAGCACTTATCACTGTGAACAGGAAGTTTTTGGAAGAAGGCTATAAAATTAAGTTTTTTGACTGTTACCGCCCCAATTCTGTACAGTACAAGATGTGGGAGTTGGTGCCTAACCCGCAGTATGTGGCGAACCCGGTGAAAGGTTCTATCCACAACAAAGGTGGAGCGGTCGATATCACTTTGGTCGATATTGATGGAAACGAGCTTGATATGGGTACCGATTTTGATTTTTTTGGACATAAGGCCCATCACGATTATACCGACTTGCCCGAAGAAGTATTGGCCAATCGCAAATTGTTAAAGGAGACAATGGAAAAGCACGGGTTTTGGTCCATTAGAACCGAATGGTGGCACTATAACCTATCTGCCGGCTCAAATGACAAAGTGGCCAATTTTAAATGGGATTGCCCCCTGCCTTAA